The DNA sequence ATACACGAAATGGGTCTTCAGGCCCACTAAACTTGAATGAACTTCTCCAGGTCCATGGACCCTGGGTCAACTGTAAAAAAGATCAGTTAAAAGTTGCCAATATTCTCCAATACTGACCTATTTTTGCAGAGAAGAAATGGAGAAAACAaacttgtttcttttttttgctaATTACATAAGTAAACGGTCATCATACACACAAAACACTCACCTATATGATTATATGAACACACGTACACAAACTTACCCCTATAAACATCTCCAAAAAACTATGTTGATACATCTCTAGATCGACGAAGTCACTAAATACGTCTTGTCATCGATGAGAACATCGTCAACCACTAAAAACACAACACTGAAATAAAAtcagaaaaatataagcatgcaTGTCAAGTTGAGAATTTGAACTTAGAGTGTGCAAGCGTTCACCAAATCTTCTTTAGTTCTATCTAAGAACAGTTTTGTTTGAATCTTTGTGGAAGAAGAAGCGGTTCGCCAGCCACTACATCCACGGTCAAGCAACTCGCGGactaggcggcggcggcggtgcgtcCTGGCGGCGAGTCGTGGCGCGAGAGCTGTGCGAGCTCGGCTGCCAACcagggcagcagcagcacacgTAGATGGTTTTGCCATGGTTTCAGCTCCACTCGTAATTCGTGTACGCTAAGCTCACGTGTTGCAATAAGCTCACTGAAAGTCTGAAACCATATACTCCTGTCTCAACTCTCCACTTCAACTTTGGACGAATTTGTAAGACATCATGTTCAGAATATGAACTGAACAACATCCAGGCATAAACTAAACTGTATGTTCTTTTGATAGAGAAACAGAAAACTGTAGAAGACATCTTAATAAAACTGTGACTGTATAGAATCTGTAACCTTCAGCATTTCAGTAGTAGCAGACTGAAAATCTGCTGTCAGGAATCCGAAACATACTAGTATCAGTCTCTAAACAAACAAATGGAGCTATCTCAACAGTCAAGCACCCATTCTGTACGTATCATATCATGTACGTTACTAGATAAAGAAACCCCAATAGTCCAATACCATTCTTCACATCATTCAAGCACAAAAACGTGGCTTGAATCCAAATGTAAAGAAGTAAGCAGCAGGCAATCTCTCTATGCAATGCAGATCAGTATATTGGCCCCGGTCCGGCCTGTGTAGTTCAGGCTTCAGGCCCGGAATGGCAATGTCGCCTCCAACTCCAGATACAAACTCCATTTGCCACTCCAAGTAGGCACCGAGAGGCAGTGGCCCAGCATATAACACTGCTTCTTCAATCCCTGAAGTTCATCACAAGAAATGGAAGTACTCGATGCATCTGGACTGACCGATCGGTAGCAGAGTCCTCGACAGAGCACTGGTGCTGCTGGATGAAGGGCTTGGCTGCGCAGAGTCATCAACTTCCATCTTAGCAGGACCGTTACTTGCGTGAGATGGCACACTGCCTGTCCACTGGAGTTGCTGGTATGCGTAGGCGCTCCTGTCAGACTGTTGGTTGGCGCTGTAAGGGTGCATGATCGTTGACTGTGGCATGGCCGGGGATGTCAGGAATGAGGGCTGTTCGGAGGCGGTGTGTGGGCTGAAGCAGATTGATACCGCCTTCTTAGAAGATGACTGCGACGTGATGTCTCTAGCGCTTCCTATGGCACTTGAGCTGGTGCTGCAGGTGTGATGGTTGAAGTAAGTGACAGAGAACAATGGGGGGTCACTTGTGTCCTTCTGCTGGACTTGCTTCGTCGCGGGGCACTTCATGTCGTTCTTGTAGGTGCATCTGTAATAGAACCTGAAAATAGGATGACAGTGCCAAAAGTTCACTCCAAAAGGGAAGAGAAGAATTATCTGCAAATATGCTAAATGCAGTGTACATACTTTAACCAAGAAGTTAACATTCATAATAGTCACATGTAAGAGAATACTCTGttccatcttttttttttacgtTTTGAGATGAGTATTTGCATGTCTTTCACTAATAATAATATAACAAGAGGACACCACAAAGTGACAGTAAGGGACTTTGAGTTGATCTATTTAGTGTCAAAATGAAGTTTCTCAGTTTTTCGCTAATTC is a window from the Sorghum bicolor cultivar BTx623 chromosome 5, Sorghum_bicolor_NCBIv3, whole genome shotgun sequence genome containing:
- the LOC8080015 gene encoding probable WRKY transcription factor 48 codes for the protein MALDSVPPYPCDLGSSRAAAAARTQQRIRKDERTWTSDTYAPYDDGHQWRKYGEKKLSNSHFPRFYYRCTYKNDMKCPATKQVQQKDTSDPPLFSVTYFNHHTCSTSSSAIGSARDITSQSSSKKAVSICFSPHTASEQPSFLTSPAMPQSTIMHPYSANQQSDRSAYAYQQLQWTGSVPSHASNGPAKMEVDDSAQPSPSSSSTSALSRTLLPIGQSRCIEYFHFL